The following are encoded together in the Variovorax sp. PBS-H4 genome:
- a CDS encoding tripartite tricarboxylate transporter substrate-binding protein — protein sequence MQLCRRDFVASTFAALATAPLLTGRALASGSLESTSLVNGFSAGGTADLMCRWVAPKLVPGFATTAITDNRPGAAGQIAVSYVKGRPADGKSILVTPTSMLTIYPHIYSKLAYDWRQDLTPVSLGSVFQYGLAVGPGVPPEIKTVGDFLAWTRKSDNNANYGSPGAGTTAHFIGTLLGEGAGVKLQHVAYRGGQLAMLDLLGGNVSSVIAPVGTLLQHVSDRKVRVLAVAAAQRSSFAPGVPTFAEQGIAGMEHEEWFGFFLPAKAPQELVQRLNGELRSALKSPDVVRGIGEQGLKATSSSPDELASILNTDMNKWGPIVRKIGFRADS from the coding sequence ATGCAACTATGCCGTCGCGACTTCGTCGCTTCCACCTTCGCAGCCCTGGCCACTGCCCCCTTGCTTACCGGTCGCGCCCTTGCATCGGGATCGCTGGAAAGCACCTCGCTCGTTAATGGATTTTCGGCAGGTGGAACTGCGGACCTTATGTGCAGATGGGTCGCACCGAAGCTGGTGCCGGGCTTCGCAACGACGGCCATTACCGACAACCGCCCCGGCGCCGCCGGCCAGATCGCAGTGAGCTACGTCAAAGGCCGGCCGGCCGATGGCAAGTCAATCCTTGTGACGCCGACCTCGATGCTCACGATCTATCCTCACATCTACAGCAAGCTGGCCTATGACTGGCGCCAAGACCTGACCCCAGTGTCATTGGGGAGCGTGTTTCAGTACGGCCTCGCCGTGGGTCCTGGCGTTCCTCCGGAGATCAAAACGGTGGGCGACTTCCTGGCTTGGACCCGTAAGAGCGACAACAATGCCAACTACGGTAGCCCAGGCGCTGGCACCACGGCGCATTTCATCGGAACTCTCCTTGGCGAGGGAGCTGGAGTGAAGCTGCAGCACGTCGCTTACCGTGGCGGTCAGCTTGCGATGCTCGATCTCCTCGGTGGCAACGTCTCCAGCGTCATCGCACCGGTAGGAACCCTTCTGCAGCATGTGTCCGACCGCAAGGTGAGAGTATTGGCAGTGGCAGCGGCGCAGCGCAGCTCTTTCGCGCCCGGCGTCCCGACGTTCGCCGAGCAGGGCATTGCCGGGATGGAGCACGAGGAGTGGTTCGGCTTCTTCCTGCCCGCGAAGGCACCGCAGGAGCTCGTGCAACGGCTCAATGGCGAGTTGCGCAGCGCACTCAAAAGCCCCGACGTGGTCCGTGGCATCGGGGAGCAGGGATTGAAAGCGACCTCATCTTCTCCCGATGAGCTCGCCTCGATCTTGAACACCGACATGAACAAGTGGGGGCCCATCGTGCGAAAGATCGGCTTCCGCGCCGACAGCTGA
- a CDS encoding VOC family protein yields the protein MPHELVAAIDHVGLRVTNKERALAFYERLGFRADPDEDAPDAKALGLVNSAGARVHLIYNAAAVHEDGNLLLDHPIKWPGYTHAAFVVDDMGLLLERLRDWGVEITEGPMVVGNGRRRLCFVRDPDRNVLEFNEILGEH from the coding sequence ATGCCGCATGAACTTGTTGCTGCCATCGACCACGTAGGACTTCGCGTCACGAACAAGGAACGCGCACTGGCGTTCTACGAACGCCTTGGATTCAGGGCTGATCCCGACGAAGACGCGCCCGATGCCAAGGCGCTGGGACTGGTCAACAGTGCGGGCGCGCGCGTTCACCTGATCTACAACGCGGCGGCTGTTCACGAGGATGGGAACCTGCTGCTGGACCACCCCATCAAGTGGCCGGGGTACACCCATGCGGCTTTTGTCGTCGATGACATGGGGCTGCTGCTCGAGCGATTGCGGGACTGGGGCGTCGAAATCACCGAAGGACCCATGGTCGTGGGCAATGGCCGGCGCCGACTCTGCTTTGTTCGCGACCCGGATCGCAACGTCCTGGAGTTCAACGAAATTCTCGGGGAACACTGA
- the gloB gene encoding hydroxyacylglutathione hydrolase — MPISVSPVPALADNYIWVIDDGREAVVVDPGEAPPVVAHLRRRGLKLSAVLLTHHHYDHVGGVEALISEQAFYSGSGVPPVYGPAGSGIATVTSTVGEGMVIRAARGGSMAFSVLEVPGHTLDHVVYLAHPLQGGDPARLFCGDTLFSCGCGRVFEGTHEQMVASLAKLRSLPPQTLVYPAHEYTLLNILFALQADVGNEALALWADEAARLRHEGFATLPTTIGKESAVNPFLRLDDADVKVRARQSFGAAGEDPVSVFAALRMARNVFKPSAMPQGTAIAAGRTKADSQER, encoded by the coding sequence ATGCCAATCAGCGTCTCGCCCGTACCGGCGCTTGCTGACAACTACATCTGGGTCATTGATGACGGGCGCGAGGCCGTTGTGGTGGACCCGGGGGAGGCGCCACCAGTGGTGGCGCACCTCCGCAGACGGGGGTTGAAGCTCTCAGCAGTACTTCTGACTCACCATCACTACGACCACGTGGGCGGCGTCGAGGCGTTGATCAGCGAGCAGGCGTTTTATTCAGGCAGCGGCGTGCCGCCAGTTTACGGGCCTGCGGGCAGCGGCATTGCCACCGTCACAAGTACGGTCGGGGAAGGCATGGTCATACGTGCCGCGCGAGGCGGCTCAATGGCGTTCTCGGTACTGGAGGTTCCGGGACACACGCTGGACCATGTGGTGTATCTTGCCCATCCGCTCCAGGGTGGCGATCCGGCGCGTCTCTTTTGCGGGGATACGCTTTTCTCCTGCGGTTGTGGTCGGGTGTTCGAGGGCACCCATGAACAAATGGTGGCTTCCCTTGCGAAACTGCGATCACTGCCGCCGCAGACCTTGGTCTACCCGGCCCATGAATACACGCTGCTGAACATCCTGTTCGCTCTCCAGGCGGATGTTGGCAATGAAGCATTGGCACTTTGGGCTGACGAGGCAGCTCGCTTGCGTCACGAGGGATTCGCCACACTTCCGACGACGATCGGCAAGGAGTCTGCTGTCAACCCATTCCTTCGCCTTGACGACGCCGATGTGAAGGTGCGGGCGAGGCAGTCCTTTGGCGCAGCCGGCGAGGACCCAGTGTCAGTGTTCGCGGCACTTCGCATGGCGCGCAACGTGTTCAAACCATCCGCAATGCCGCAGGGCACTGCCATCGCTGCGGGACGCACGAAGGCTGACAGCCAAGAGCGATAA
- a CDS encoding glutathione S-transferase family protein has translation MKLYALPGSASLASHIALEVVRDSVPPELPPISIILLGREENMGAAYRAINPFGTVPALQLEDGTVITESLAVLLWIADRFPGTGLAARPGNIERDRVHTLLSSMVTSAHNAFQMYRRTERYVDEPRGQEAAKRLALNRLAELLAYFAGQVRESGLLVGEQVTVADIMLFVVARWGMSLPHGTQNYPKLWDFTQRMAILPATVRAMETEGISMDVPADGLG, from the coding sequence ATGAAGTTGTACGCGCTCCCGGGCTCCGCCTCGCTCGCGAGTCATATCGCCCTTGAAGTCGTGAGAGATTCGGTGCCCCCCGAGCTGCCGCCGATATCCATCATTCTGTTGGGACGCGAAGAGAATATGGGTGCGGCATATAGAGCCATCAATCCATTCGGAACCGTGCCTGCACTGCAGCTCGAAGACGGCACGGTTATCACGGAAAGCCTCGCTGTCCTCCTGTGGATCGCAGACCGTTTTCCCGGCACCGGACTCGCAGCCAGGCCAGGGAACATCGAGCGCGATCGTGTCCATACACTGCTGTCGAGCATGGTGACCTCCGCACATAACGCGTTCCAGATGTATCGCAGGACCGAGCGCTATGTAGATGAGCCGCGGGGCCAGGAGGCGGCGAAGCGCCTGGCACTGAATCGGCTGGCGGAACTGTTGGCTTACTTTGCAGGGCAAGTTCGGGAATCCGGCCTTCTGGTCGGCGAGCAGGTAACGGTGGCCGACATCATGCTCTTCGTTGTGGCGCGCTGGGGCATGAGCCTGCCGCACGGTACGCAAAACTATCCGAAGCTATGGGATTTCACGCAGAGGATGGCCATCCTGCCCGCAACCGTGCGGGCAATGGAGACTGAAGGCATCAGCATGGACGTTCCCGCCGACGGCCTGGGCTGA
- a CDS encoding ester cyclase, whose translation MNAIDLEAVYRKYIDCLNERDWENLGQFVHEEVQHNGRPLGIGGYRSMLENDSEQIPDLWFKVELLVVQATWVACRLRFDVTPKGDFLGVAVNGRRVTFCENVFYGFDDGKIRDVRSVIDKSAIEAQLED comes from the coding sequence GTGAATGCTATTGACCTTGAAGCTGTTTACCGCAAGTACATCGACTGCCTCAACGAGCGAGATTGGGAAAACCTTGGCCAATTCGTTCACGAAGAAGTTCAGCACAACGGGAGGCCGCTCGGAATCGGGGGCTATAGGTCGATGCTCGAGAACGATAGTGAGCAGATACCGGATCTCTGGTTCAAGGTCGAGTTGCTGGTAGTGCAAGCAACATGGGTGGCGTGCCGCCTACGATTTGATGTCACACCCAAAGGCGACTTCCTGGGCGTCGCCGTCAATGGCCGAAGGGTGACGTTCTGCGAGAACGTTTTCTATGGGTTCGACGACGGAAAAATCAGAGACGTCAGGTCTGTCATCGACAAGTCTGCGATCGAGGCGCAGCTGGAGGACTGA
- a CDS encoding LysR substrate-binding domain-containing protein, which yields MKDGKSVNKRRRLLLDALHTFESAARNGNFADAAAEMSVTGSAVSHQIRRLEEHLGLALFDRTGKYPVLTHAGQQLACNLEPLFGQLHGAVDDLKRSAQVHLSVSAMSALGANWLARRAMAFANQNKDLQLRISTTDELVDLYAGNIDVGIRFGAGVYPGLVSELLTTTEAFPVCSPSFLAANRALLRDPESLAGSILINDESSSKNAALPSWRAWLQAAGVSCSDLRFAMTFQDPRLAQEAAVAGHGFCMGISCLVSDDIADGKLVAPFDLKLASPFSFWIVSSVARAESPKVIRFKEWLKRQMSREHSLHGR from the coding sequence ATGAAAGATGGCAAATCAGTCAACAAGAGACGCCGGCTTTTGCTTGATGCATTGCACACCTTCGAGTCTGCGGCGCGCAACGGAAACTTCGCCGACGCGGCTGCGGAGATGAGCGTGACCGGCAGTGCTGTCAGTCACCAGATACGTCGTTTGGAAGAGCATTTGGGTCTGGCCCTGTTCGATCGGACCGGAAAGTACCCTGTGCTGACGCACGCAGGGCAGCAGCTCGCATGCAATCTGGAGCCGCTCTTTGGGCAGCTGCATGGCGCCGTGGACGACCTCAAGCGCTCAGCCCAGGTGCATCTGTCGGTCAGTGCAATGAGCGCGCTGGGAGCGAACTGGCTGGCGCGGCGGGCGATGGCATTTGCCAACCAGAACAAAGACCTGCAGCTCCGAATCTCGACGACGGACGAACTGGTTGACCTCTATGCCGGGAACATCGACGTCGGCATACGGTTCGGGGCAGGCGTGTACCCTGGCCTTGTTTCGGAACTGCTGACGACGACCGAGGCGTTTCCGGTTTGCAGCCCGTCCTTCCTGGCCGCCAACAGGGCGTTGCTTCGAGACCCCGAAAGCCTCGCCGGCTCGATCCTGATCAACGACGAAAGCTCCTCGAAGAATGCGGCGCTGCCGAGTTGGCGCGCATGGTTGCAGGCCGCTGGCGTCTCGTGCAGCGACCTGCGGTTCGCAATGACCTTCCAGGATCCACGGCTTGCACAAGAGGCTGCAGTAGCCGGTCATGGATTCTGCATGGGCATCTCCTGTCTGGTGTCGGATGACATTGCAGACGGAAAGCTCGTAGCGCCTTTTGACCTGAAGCTTGCCTCGCCGTTCTCCTTCTGGATCGTCAGTTCCGTGGCGAGGGCCGAGTCGCCCAAGGTGATTCGATTCAAGGAGTGGCTCAAGCGCCAAATGAGTCGGGAGCATAGCCTTCACGGGAGGTGA
- a CDS encoding GntR family transcriptional regulator produces the protein MTLPTPKPEAEPAQFSRGTSLHRQLFLVLREEISRGLFGKTGALPKEEALGERFGVSRVTVRRALADLAAQGLVESRHGRGTFVRGDRVSVARPKPTLGLIDSLRQAASDTQVQVLLVEQSEPPADVTAMLQLAPGVRAVHALRLRSVGDTPVMLSDAWVPVPLGKKVTAAALRKQALYEILLAQGVKFGRVIQEITADISDPDRARLLHTEVGVPLLKVVRVIHDPEGHPVQYITVTMTPERSRILMDFAGDAVNTLSAGYFMHEIPVESR, from the coding sequence CCTTCCAACGCCCAAGCCCGAAGCCGAGCCTGCTCAGTTTTCCAGGGGAACATCGCTGCACCGCCAGCTCTTCCTGGTACTTCGGGAAGAGATCTCGCGCGGCTTGTTCGGCAAGACGGGCGCGCTGCCGAAGGAGGAGGCCTTGGGCGAGCGCTTCGGCGTGTCGCGCGTGACGGTGCGCCGCGCCCTGGCCGATCTGGCCGCGCAGGGTCTGGTTGAAAGCCGCCACGGACGCGGAACGTTCGTTCGCGGTGATCGGGTGTCGGTGGCCCGCCCGAAGCCGACTCTGGGGCTGATCGACAGCCTTCGCCAGGCGGCCAGCGACACGCAGGTACAGGTGCTGCTCGTGGAGCAGTCGGAGCCGCCGGCGGATGTCACCGCCATGCTGCAGCTGGCGCCCGGCGTAAGGGCGGTGCATGCCTTGCGCCTGCGCAGCGTGGGTGATACGCCGGTGATGCTGAGCGACGCCTGGGTGCCCGTGCCTCTAGGCAAGAAAGTGACCGCGGCCGCATTGCGCAAGCAGGCGCTTTACGAAATCCTTTTGGCCCAAGGCGTGAAGTTCGGGCGAGTGATTCAGGAGATTACCGCCGACATCAGCGATCCGGACCGGGCACGCCTGCTGCACACCGAGGTGGGTGTGCCGCTGCTCAAGGTCGTGCGTGTCATTCACGACCCCGAAGGCCATCCGGTCCAGTACATCACAGTCACCATGACGCCGGAGCGCAGCCGCATCCTGATGGACTTCGCAGGTGACGCGGTCAACACCCTGAGCGCCGGGTACTTCATGCACGAGATTCCGGTCGAAAGCCGCTGA